In the genome of Lysobacter sp. 5GHs7-4, the window CGCTGATGCTCACGCGCTTGCCGTTGAAATCCAGCTGCAGCGGGCGCTGCGTGCTGGGCGTCAGCACCGCGACCGGCTGGCCGCTCTTGTCCTGCGCGCCGATCAGGCGCCAGTGGTAGGCGTCCAGGCGAACGTCGGTCTGGGCGGCGTCGGTTTTGCCGGTGGCGGCATCGGTGCCGGCACCGGTGGGCGCGGTGTTGGACGCGCAAGCGGCCAGGGCCAGAACGAGCAGGGCGGGGGCGAGGGTCTTCATGATTCGGTCTTCCATTGCGAGTAACGAGCCGATACCAACGCATCGGCGTGGTGCGCGGGGTTGCGCCTGTTCATGATCGTTCAGGCGCCGCATAGGAAGAGTGAACGACGCGCTAAGTCCCGTCCGTCAGCTGCCCGACGGCATCAGCAGCAGCAAGGCCGCGCCCAACGCGAAGCGGTAATACGCGAACGCGGTGAAGCGATGGCTCTGGATGTAGTGCAGCAGCCACTTCACCGCCACGAACGCGGTCACCGCCGAGGCCGCGAACGCGACCGCCAGCGCGGTCCAGTCCTCGTTGGCCGCCGCCGGCGTGCCGATCACGTCCAGCAATTCGTAAGCGGTGGCCGCGAACATGGTGGGGATGCCGACCAGGAACGCGAACTCGGTCGCCGCCGCGCGGTTGGTGGTGCCGGCCAGCAGGGCGACGAAGATGGTCGCGCCCGAGCGCGAGGTGCCCGGGAACACGCCGGCGATCACCTGCGCCACGCCAACCAGGATCGCCACCGTCCAGGTGATGCTGCTGCGCTCGCCCAACGCGAGCGCGCGCTTGGCCGCATAGTGCTCGGCCACCAGCATCCAGATGCCGCCCAGCACCAGCGCCCAGGCGATCGGCAGCACCTTGTCGGGCAGCTCGAAGCCCAGCTTCTTGACCACGATGCCCAGCACCGCGGTCACGCCGAAGGCGACGCCGAGCTTGAGCAGGTAGTCGAAATTGTTCTGTTGCCGGACCACGCGCTGCGCGGCCAGGTCCATGCCGTAGGTTTCGACGTCGCGGGCCAGGGCTGCGCGGTTGCGCGGTAGGAAACCGGTCGCCAGCTGCCACAGCCGCTGCCGGTAGATCAGCACCACCGCCAGGATCGCGCCGGCCTGGATCGAGATGTTGAACAGGTCCGAACGATGGCCCAGCCAGTGCTGTGCGATCAGCAGGTGCCCGGTGCTGGAAATCGGCAGGAATTCGGTGATGCCTTCGATGATGCCTAACAGCAGCGCGGCGAGCAGATCGGTCATTGAGTGGGGAGACGTGCGGAAGCGGGAGGAGGGCGCTGCGAACAGCAGGACGACAGGACGAAATCGCCAGGACAGCAGGACGAAAACCGCGTCAGGATATCCTAAAGCGCCAATGACCCAAATTGGTGCATGCGCGGAAAATTCAGCACCAATATAGCGCAATGTTGCGTTGCGTCAGAATTATTTGTCAATAAAATCAATGACATAATTTACGCCAAAGCTTGGCACGCCGCTTGCTTTACTAAGCTCAGGCGGCACCAGCGCCGCGCACCGCACGCCCTTTCCCTCCTCTTCCGGATCCAGCCCATGTCCCTCGAACACGTCGAAAAGCTCATCAAGGACCACAAGGTCGAATTCGTCGATCTGCGCTTCACCGACATGCGCGGCGTGCAGCATCACGTGACCTTCCCCAAGTCCATCGTCGAGCCGGCGCTGTTCGAGGACGGCAAGATGTTCGACGGCTCGTCGATCAGCGGCTGGAAGGGCATCAACGAGTCGGACATGATCCTGCTGCCCGATTCGACCACCGCCTTCCTGGATCCGTTCACCGCCGATCCGACCCTGGTGCTGACCTGCGACATCCTCGACCCGGCCACCATGCAGGCCTACTCGCGCGATCCGCGCGGCGTCGCCAAGCGCGCCGAGGCCTTCCTCAAGTCCAGCGGCATCGCCGACCAGGCCTTCTTCGGCCCGGAGCCCGAGTTCTTCATCTTCGACTCGGTGCGTTACGCCAATGAAATGGGCCACACCTTCTTCCACATCGATTCGGAAGAGGCGGCGTGGAACTCGGGCAAGGAATACGAAGGCGGCAACAGCGGTTACCGTCCGGGCGTGAAGGGCGGCTACTTCCCGGTCGCGCCGCTGGATTCGCTGCACGACATCCGCGCCGAGATGTGCAAGACCCTGGAGCAGGTCGGCATCGAAGTCGAAGTGCACCACCACGAAGTCGCCAACGCCGGCCAGTGCGAGATCGGCACCAAGTTCAACTCGCTGGTCGCCAAGGCCGACGAGCTGCTGACGATGAAGTACATCATCAAGAACGTCGCCCACCGCAACGGCAAGACCGCGACCTTCATGCCCAAGCCCATCGTCGGCGACAACGGCAGCGGCATGCACGTGCACCAGTCCTTCGCCAAGGGCGGCGTCAACCTGTTCTCGGGCGACGGCTACGGCGGCCTGTCGCAGATGGCGCTGTGGTACATCGGCGGCGTGTTCAAGCACGCGCGCGCGATCAACGCCTTCACCAACTCCGGCACCAACAGCTACAAGCGCCTGGTGCCGGGCTATGAGGCACCGGTGATGCTGGCCTACTCGGCCCGCAACCGTTCGGCCAGCTGCCGCATTCCGTACGTGGCCAACCCGAAGGCGCGCCGCATCGAAATGCGCTTCCCCGACCCGATCCAGTCGG includes:
- a CDS encoding undecaprenyl-diphosphate phosphatase, encoding MTDLLAALLLGIIEGITEFLPISSTGHLLIAQHWLGHRSDLFNISIQAGAILAVVLIYRQRLWQLATGFLPRNRAALARDVETYGMDLAAQRVVRQQNNFDYLLKLGVAFGVTAVLGIVVKKLGFELPDKVLPIAWALVLGGIWMLVAEHYAAKRALALGERSSITWTVAILVGVAQVIAGVFPGTSRSGATIFVALLAGTTNRAAATEFAFLVGIPTMFAATAYELLDVIGTPAAANEDWTALAVAFAASAVTAFVAVKWLLHYIQSHRFTAFAYYRFALGAALLLLMPSGS
- the glnA gene encoding type I glutamate--ammonia ligase, whose amino-acid sequence is MSLEHVEKLIKDHKVEFVDLRFTDMRGVQHHVTFPKSIVEPALFEDGKMFDGSSISGWKGINESDMILLPDSTTAFLDPFTADPTLVLTCDILDPATMQAYSRDPRGVAKRAEAFLKSSGIADQAFFGPEPEFFIFDSVRYANEMGHTFFHIDSEEAAWNSGKEYEGGNSGYRPGVKGGYFPVAPLDSLHDIRAEMCKTLEQVGIEVEVHHHEVANAGQCEIGTKFNSLVAKADELLTMKYIIKNVAHRNGKTATFMPKPIVGDNGSGMHVHQSFAKGGVNLFSGDGYGGLSQMALWYIGGVFKHARAINAFTNSGTNSYKRLVPGYEAPVMLAYSARNRSASCRIPYVANPKARRIEMRFPDPIQSGYLTFAALMMAGLDGIKNQIDPGAPSDKDLYDLPPEEEKGIPTVCHSLDQALEALDKDRDFLKAGGVFTDDFIDGYIALKMQEVTKFRAATHPLEYQMYYAV